CGGCCGGGCCGGGCTGGGCTCCGATCGGGTCAcctgtcccttctctctccagCTAGATGGCCCCCCGGCCGTGGCTCTGGGCCAATGCCCGCTGGTGGGGCCAGGCCCCATGCACCGCCGTCACCTGCTGCTCCCTGCCAGGGTACGTCCGGCTGCTCAcgcccgcccgccgccgcgcCCCCTCCTCGCTCCACGTACCCCCAGGCCGCCTCTGCTTAGCTGCGCCTCTGTCGCGCGGGGCCCGCCGCGGGGAGGGAGGATGCCCGGGCAGCCAATCAGCAAGGCCGCTAGGAAGCCTCCAGTGGCGAGTTCGGACAAGACTCGAGGCTTGCCAGCGGACCAACCGCAGCTGCccgcgggggcggggcggagtGCAGAGAGGCTGGCGGACCCACCTATGGGAGTAGGCGTGGCGAGTCCCAGGAACCAATTGGTGTGCCGTGTCCCGGGGGCCTGATCCCGCCCTCTTGTCCGCAGGTCCCTAAGCCTGACCTATCGGAGGCGCGTTCCCTGCTCCTGTTCGCCGTTGCTCTGGCTGCTGCCGCCACCTTGGGCCGCACTGGGTTGGTGGCCTACGCCGAACATCTCGCCCCGGTCTGGCGCCACCCAGGAGCCGCCTTCGCCTCCTGAACCCTAGAACCCAAGCCGTAGGGTTGGGTGACCTGGGCCATCGCCCAGAAGCCGCTCCCACCGTCTCGGCGTTCACAACGCTCCAAGCGTGGGTCTCCACCACAACTCCAGCCCTATGATCCGGGCCCGCCCCCTGGCGGCCGGGGAGGGAGGAGCCGGGCCCGCGGTCGGAGCAAGGCGCTCCCGGAAGGCTTGTAACCGGGAATGCTGCAGCTGCTGCCGGGGGGAATCGCAGACCACTTTCTTCCTGCGGCCTGGCTGAGACCCCGACATGGACGGGCAAACTGCCATCTAGAGAAGGCAGCAGGGCCAGGGCTCGGCCATCAGTTTAtcaccctccccacctctccactGCCCCTACCCCGCCCCCATCGGCTCGCAGACCACAAATCCTTCTGCATGAGGCCCCGCTATCCCGGGAACGTCCTCTTCCCGCGGCGAACGTCTAGTGCGAGCTCCGCCCGCCCGCTCTCTCGGGAACCTTCTGCTTTTGCCAGCCCCGCTTTTTCGGGGACTCCCGCGCCCTCCTCACGTGAGCTGCCCTCGGAGTTACTGCAGGCTCCGCCCGCCTCGGCAGTTTGGGTATTTATTGACCTGTCCTCCGACCCGCTGACAGGCTCCAGGACCCCAGCGCCCTAATCCACGTTTTGGATGCACTGAGACCCCGACATTCCTCAGTATTTATTGTCTCTCCCCACCTAGGACCCCACCCCCGATCCTCGCGAATAAAAGGCCCTCCCGTCTGCCCGAAGCTGGGAACTCCAGGGTGTCCGCTCTCTTTGCGTTGTGGGAAGGCGGCTGCTCAGGGGGCCAATCGGAAGGCGAGTTGAGGCGGCCAATGGCCTGGCGGGAAGCTAGCGGGCCGCAGAGCTGACGAatcagggctggggtgggggtggggacgccGGGAGGCGTGATCTCGGCATCGGGCCAATAGGAGATGGCTAGCGAGCCACCAGGAGACACCGCCCCCTGTCCAGCTGTGGTCCAGCTGTGCCACCCGCTCGCCGGGAAGAAGGGGGCTGGGCCCGCTGCGCGCGCGCGGCCATCCTCCTACCACTGCGCCTGCGCTGGCCACTCGCCTCCGTTCAAGAGACTTGCTCAAGAAAAGTTGCTGCAAACTTTCTAGCCCATTTCCCCCGCCCCTTCTCCCGGCCAGACCCGCCCCCCTGCGGAGCCGGGAATTCCGAGGGGCGGAGCGCAGGCGgagatggggagtgggggggccTTCAGAGGACTCTGGAGACGGAGGCGTGCAGAAGCTTAGTCTCCGGGCGGAGGTGGCTTCGCGCCCTTAGCCTCCCGGACGGCCCGTTACCTTCTCCGTTGTCccgatggggaaactgaggccctgagccTGAGGCACACGCGGGGGGAGGCAAAAAAGCGCGGCCTGAGGCGGagggaaaacaaaaggagaatcACGGACAGACGGGGAGGGAGGCGGGCACTCACACAGACACTGGGACCGAGACCCAAGTGGAAAGCTGGGCCTGGCATTGCTGGGGGAGACGCGGGGTCGGCGCGGGGGAGAAGATCGGGAAGCACGAAGGGGAGGGCGGAGAGGGGGGACGGGctggggaggaggttggggaaagcccgagggaggaggagaaggagggaggaactTCCCAAAGTTGCAAAACATGGCTACCTTGCCTGCGGAGCCGAGCGCGGGGCCGGCGGCCGGGGGGGAGGCGGTGGCTGCGGCGGCGGCAAccgaagaagaggaggaggaagcgcgCCAGCTCCTGCAGACTTTGCAGGCGGCCGAGGGTGAGGCGGCGGCcgcggccggggccggggcgggcgAAGCGGCGTCGGGAGCGGAGGGCCCGGGATCCCCGGGCGTCCCCGGGTCGCCCCCCGAGGCCGCTGCCGAGCCGCCCACGGGCCTCCGCTTCTCGCCGGAGCAGGTGGCGTGCGTTTGCGAGGCGCTGCTACAGGCGGGCCACGCCGGCCGCTTGAGCCGCTTCCTGGGCGCACTGCCCCCGGCCGAGCGCCTACGTGGCAGCGATCCGGTGCTGCGTGCTCGGGCCCTGGTGGCCTTCCAGCGGGGAGAGTACGCCGAGCTCTACCGGCTGCTCGAGAGCCGCCCCTTCCCCGCCGCCCACCACGCCTTTCTGCAGGACCTCTACCTGCGCGCGCGCTACCACGAGGCCGAGCGGGCCCGCGGCCGCGCGCTAGGCGCAGTGGACAAGTACCGTCTGCGCAAGAAGTTCCCGCTGCCCAAGACCATATGGGACGGCGAAGAGACCGTCTACTGCTTCAAGGAGCGCTCCCGCGCCGCGCTCAAGGCCTGCTATCGCGGCAACCGCTACCCTACGCCGGACGAGAAGCGCCGCCTGGCCACGCTCACCGGCCTCTCGCTCACGCAGGTCAGCAACTGGTTCAAGAACCGGCGACAGCGCGATCGGaccgggggcggcggcggcgcgcctTGCAAGAGGTGAGGGGAACCCGGGCGGCGCAAGTCCTGCTTTCCCGGGGATGTGGTACCCATGCCCATGGCCGGAGTCAGCGCGCCGAGCTCCTGGGACACCTCCTGCTCACACCgtcaggtgccccccaccccccagggcgcGGGGAATACGTGTGGACAGAACAGGCACACGCCCCCGGCCCTGCCCCCGACCCCGCCGCTCCTGTCGCGGAGGTTGGGAGACCTCATCCCTCTGCACCACTCTGCGCTCCGTCCCCAGTCCCATCCGAGTTCGTGGCTGGGGTGAGGCAGTGAGAAAATGGGGGGCTGTGGAAAGGGACACCGGCCCTTGTCTACCCATCTCGCGCGGGCCTTTCCCAGGTTGTGTCTTTTCctcacccccccatccccccctcGGGGCCCAAACAGCGTGGTCCGTCGTCTGTCTTTGTTGTGAAACGTGAACCTTCCCCAGCTCCGGTTTCCCTGTAACCCaagcccttcccctcccaccctGCGCGCAGGCCTCTCACTCCCTTTTCTGACGCCCGGCGGcgggggttggggcgggggagaGGCCCCGGGAACTGAGCAGGCTGCCGCCTCTCTACTCCGGGAAGACGCTGGGCTGCTTTCAGCCCGACCCAGGGGACCCAGGGGCCACTGTGCTGCCCAGTGCTCAGCTTCTGGGGCCCGGAGGCCaaggggcaggaagaggagggccTCCTCCCTCTGATGGGGCCAGCTTTAGCTTTTACGGAGAGGTATCAATACTGGACTTGCAGAGGCTCCCTCCTTGGGGGTCCTTGGGTGGTCTCAGGAGGTTTTATAGCCCACCCTCAGGCTTTCTGCTTCAAAAGTTTGGGCTGGGgcaaggtggggagggagcagtcCGCCGGCGCCCCTGCAGGCGGCTTGCTGGCGGCCAGTGGGGAAACGGGGCGTCCAGGGCTACAGCTCACAATCCTTTCTCTGGCCAGCGAGTCTGACGGGAACCCCACCACGGAGGACGAGTCCAGCCGCAGTCCCGAGGACCTGGACAGGGGGGCGGCTCCGGTGCTTGCGGAGGCCCCCGCCCAGGGCTCTATATTTCTGGCGGGGGCCGCCCCTCCTGCGCCCTGCCCCGCCTCCTCCTCCATCCTGGTGAACGGGAGCTTCCTGGCCGCGGGCAGCTCTCCCGCAGTGCTCCTCAACGGCAGCCCGGTCATCATCAACAGCCTGGCCCTTGGGGAGGCCTCCAGCCTGGGTCCCCTGCTGCTCACGGGTGGCAGTGGCGCCCCTCCACCGCAGCAGCCGGCGCCCCAGGGGGCCAGTGAGGGCAAGACCTCCCTGGTCCTGGATCCTCAGACGGGGGAGGTGCGGCTAGAGGAGGCTCAGCCCGATGCCGATGACGCCGCTGAGACCAAGGAAGCCCAGGTGGCTGCCTCGGGGACGGCTGGAGAGGAGGCTGCTGGGCCTCTGCCCCAGGTGGTGCCCGGCCCCCCACCGGCCgccccctttcctctgcccccagGACCGGTGCCCTCTGTGGCTTCTCCGCAGGTggtgcccctttccccaccccctgggTACCCTGCAGGCCTGGGCCCCACATCCCCACTGCTGAACCTGCCCCAGGTGGTGCCCACCTCGCAGGTGGTGACCCTGCCCCAGGCGGTGGGGCCGCTGCAGCTGTTAGCCACTGGGCCAGGCAGCCCTGTGAAGGTGGCAGCCGCCGCGGGCCCTGCCAACGTACACCTGATAAACTCCGGGGTGGGCGTGACGGCCCTGCAGCTGCCCTCGGCCACTGCCCCAGGTACCTCCCGCCTTGCTGGGGCCTgagtgatggggggggggggggggggggggggggggggctgggaggttgggcaGCCCATCCTTGGCACAACCCGAACCTCCAGAGCCAGCCGGCTCCGGCCACGCAGACACAGCCCCCATCCCGAAGCTCCCCCACCCCGATCTCCCTACGGGCCCTGGGGAGCACCAGGTTCATGCCTCGCCTGGCCCATCTCATCCCCACAGGAAACTTTCTCCTGGCCAACCCCGTGTCCGGCAGCCCCATCGTGACGGGCGTGGCCGTGCAGCAGGGCAAGATCATCCTCACGGCCACCTTCCCCACCAGCATGCTGGTCTCCCAGGTCCTGCCGcctgcccccagcctggccctgcccctgaaGCCAGACCCGGCCATCTCAGTGCCTGAGGGAGCCCTACCAGTGGCCCCCAGCCCCGCGCTCTCGGACGTCCACGCCCTGGGCCCACTGTCTGCGCCGCAGCCTCCACCACCGTCCGTCCCTGCTGCCACCGCCGCTACcagcctgcccttctccccagatTCCTCCGGCCTCCTGCCTGGCTTCCCAGCGCCCCCGCCTGAAGGGCTCATGCTGTCCCCTGCAGCCATGCCCATCTGGCCCACGGGACTGGAACTGAGCACAGGCCCGGAAGGGCTGCTGGAAGCCGAGAAAGGGCTGGGGACACAGGCCTCCCACACCGTGTTGAGGTTGCCAGACCCCGACCCCGAGGGTCTGCTTCTGGGGTCCACGGCAGGTGGTGAGGCCGACGAGGGTCTGGAAGCCGAGCCCAAGGTTCTGACCCAGCTGCAGTCGGTGCCTGTGGAAGAGCCTCTGGAGCTGTGAACCCCCCACACAGCCCCCTGGGGCCTCATCGCCTCTGCTGCCAATGGTGCTCGAGATCCAGGACCGCCTGGGCCGAGGGGCTGCTCAGACACTTTGCTGTGAGCCTGAGATTC
The DNA window shown above is from Mustela nigripes isolate SB6536 chromosome 17, MUSNIG.SB6536, whole genome shotgun sequence and carries:
- the SIX5 gene encoding homeobox protein SIX5, with the protein product MATLPAEPSAGPAAGGEAVAAAAATEEEEEEARQLLQTLQAAEGEAAAAAGAGAGEAASGAEGPGSPGVPGSPPEAAAEPPTGLRFSPEQVACVCEALLQAGHAGRLSRFLGALPPAERLRGSDPVLRARALVAFQRGEYAELYRLLESRPFPAAHHAFLQDLYLRARYHEAERARGRALGAVDKYRLRKKFPLPKTIWDGEETVYCFKERSRAALKACYRGNRYPTPDEKRRLATLTGLSLTQVSNWFKNRRQRDRTGGGGGAPCKSESDGNPTTEDESSRSPEDLDRGAAPVLAEAPAQGSIFLAGAAPPAPCPASSSILVNGSFLAAGSSPAVLLNGSPVIINSLALGEASSLGPLLLTGGSGAPPPQQPAPQGASEGKTSLVLDPQTGEVRLEEAQPDADDAAETKEAQVAASGTAGEEAAGPLPQVVPGPPPAAPFPLPPGPVPSVASPQVVPLSPPPGYPAGLGPTSPLLNLPQVVPTSQVVTLPQAVGPLQLLATGPGSPVKVAAAAGPANVHLINSGVGVTALQLPSATAPGNFLLANPVSGSPIVTGVAVQQGKIILTATFPTSMLVSQVLPPAPSLALPLKPDPAISVPEGALPVAPSPALSDVHALGPLSAPQPPPPSVPAATAATSLPFSPDSSGLLPGFPAPPPEGLMLSPAAMPIWPTGLELSTGPEGLLEAEKGLGTQASHTVLRLPDPDPEGLLLGSTAGGEADEGLEAEPKVLTQLQSVPVEEPLEL